From one Microbacterium aurum genomic stretch:
- a CDS encoding helix-turn-helix domain-containing protein, producing the protein MDDRDTLFSLLGVTDRPDLDAVADAFDPARLTQARFAAGLSKARLAELVGVTPAAIGQYESRVVTPRRDVLPVLARELDVPVDYFATGRPIGRVDGSEAHFRSLRSTTARDRSKAIAFIEQVWELTFALEKKVRFPNVDLPVVDRQQADPVSAAQALREHWGLGVKPVKHLVALTESHGIVVSLLTLANADVARVGAFSTSRLARPVIVVTPERAKSVFVYRFTVAHELGHLLLHGEAVPGDQQQEREADQFAAELLTPRSQIVNLLPRTVNLSRLDELSRHWGVSVDSLLLRMKETGTVSDASIRRGYQKLNQLRSSSLDAPEPVNAYPGEVPSMLAEAARLADQIGFAQIDLARELRWHPARVREVLGIDDPRPTLKLVTDPSPE; encoded by the coding sequence ATGGACGACCGTGACACCCTCTTCTCTCTGCTCGGAGTAACCGACCGTCCCGATCTCGATGCCGTCGCGGATGCGTTCGATCCGGCCCGTCTGACTCAGGCGCGTTTCGCGGCTGGCTTGTCGAAGGCGAGGCTTGCCGAGCTAGTTGGGGTTACGCCTGCGGCGATTGGCCAGTACGAGTCGCGAGTGGTAACACCGCGTCGCGATGTATTGCCGGTGCTCGCGCGCGAGCTCGATGTTCCGGTGGACTACTTCGCCACGGGGCGACCGATCGGCCGGGTCGACGGCTCGGAGGCGCATTTCCGGAGCCTGCGCTCGACCACGGCCCGGGATCGGTCCAAGGCGATCGCTTTCATCGAGCAGGTGTGGGAGCTCACCTTCGCGCTGGAGAAGAAGGTCCGGTTCCCCAATGTCGACTTGCCGGTGGTGGATCGGCAGCAAGCAGATCCGGTTTCCGCAGCGCAGGCGCTTCGCGAACATTGGGGTCTGGGCGTGAAGCCGGTCAAGCACCTAGTCGCGCTGACGGAATCGCACGGGATCGTCGTGAGCCTGCTGACGTTGGCGAACGCCGATGTCGCCCGGGTGGGCGCGTTCTCGACGTCTCGCTTGGCTCGCCCGGTCATCGTGGTGACGCCCGAACGTGCAAAGTCGGTGTTCGTCTACCGGTTCACGGTTGCCCACGAGTTGGGTCATCTGCTGCTGCACGGAGAAGCAGTACCGGGCGATCAGCAGCAGGAGCGAGAAGCCGATCAGTTCGCTGCTGAGCTCCTGACTCCACGTTCCCAGATTGTGAACCTGCTGCCGCGGACGGTGAACCTCTCCCGGCTCGATGAGCTCTCGCGGCATTGGGGTGTGTCGGTGGACTCGCTGCTGCTACGGATGAAAGAGACCGGTACGGTCTCCGACGCTTCGATCCGTCGCGGTTACCAGAAGCTGAACCAGCTGCGCAGCTCCTCACTGGACGCCCCTGAGCCGGTGAACGCATATCCGGGAGAGGTGCCGTCGATGTTGGCCGAGGCTGCCCGGCTTGCCGATCAAATCGGCTTCGCGCAGATAGACCTCGCCCGCGAGCTGCGATGGCACCCGGCACGTGTGCGCGAAGTCCTGGGTATCGACGATCCCAGGCCGACATTGAAGCTTGTCACCGATCCTTCACCCGAATAG